The DNA window agcctgcacccacaccagccctttctggataagttTGAGGACCCCTGGTTTAGAGTAATACTCTATACATATAATATACTCACATTTTGCTCAACTAACCAGGGTGTACTACATTACTCTTCTCAGAACAGTATAGATTTCTTAACAGCATCTTGCTGTAGTACCCCAGAAATAATGAAGAGCATTATTTGGAATTGATAAAATCCTCACCACACTTGCTGAGATAATGCAAAGCCTTTTTGTATCTCTTTAGGTGCTTATCAATGGTGTACCGCTGGTAGTTGGGCTCCATCTTCTTCAGGGCATTCAGGAAAGGCAGATACTCTTTTGGGTCCTAGGGATGCAGGACCATAAGCAAGTTAGAAAACAACCAGAACCATAAAATAACAGTATAACAGGTGCTGACTTTTCTGAATTTGAATACCCAGCACACTCTAGTGAGCACTACTTGTTATTGCAGGAACCTCTCAATACAGCAAGGTGTACATTCTCCAACTGCAtccagaaagaaagagaagaaaaggtgCTGAGGGCAGAATGGACCATCACCCACCTTTTGAGACTTCTCAGCCACCATGAGAACAAGGTCAAAGTCGTAAGTGCCAAGTGAGTGTTCATAGAGCTCATTCACGTTGACCAGGAACAGAAGGTACTTCAGGGCCTCTTCTGCACTCACAGAGTTCTCTGCATTTGGAGGGTTCACtatacatacaagcacacacacacacattacacacgtTACATAGTCTTGCTATCAACACAGAACTTCTCTTATGGCTTTCATTTCTTAAAGGCAGCCACCTTTACCTCGAAGCTCATGAACTTtctgtaaagctatttctagttCTGGAGTGGTCTTCTTCACGTGTGAAGTCAAAATAGACAGACAGTACCTTGGCAAAAGTAAAAAGGAACACATGGATCAAAGTAATGAATTCTCTACACTTTAAATCCACAGTTTATGAATAATAAGGTAAGATTCATTCAGTGTAGGATACTAACTTGTGAGGGTCTTCAGTTTCCATAGTGGACCTGAGAGCATCACATACAATGTCAACTTTATTCCCAGAACACCCTGGCCCAGCCTGGGCAGCGGTATTAGATGGACATGGGTACATTGTCTTGGTAGTGTCCTCCTCCCTGAATTTGGGAAACACACAATTTTAATAATATAGTCACTAACATAGAAACCACACCCTTTGCCTTTGTAAGAAGGGCAATAATATTGATcgtaaatttatttttgatacacAAGAAATCTTAGTTCATTTACACCTGTCTCTGGTGGGACCAGAACTATTTCTTTACGTGAAGAGAAGTGAAATATTATTACTTGAGCTCTGTCAGGAACAAGTTGATGGAACTGACAGAGTCAATCTGTGTGAGGAACGTCTGAACACTCTTCAAAAACACCTGACAATGAAAAGGTAAGGAGGACACAATCACCCGAGAGCCCACACTGAAGATTAAAAGGATTCATGAATGATATCACAGCTAAAGCACAGTGAAACAGGtgagtactgacacacacataccttgGGATTGTGGTCATAGATGAGGTTGAGGTTAATTCTCAGCTTCCTCATGCACTCAAAGGCATCTTTGAACTTAAGACTACAAGGGAGTAACAGGTATCACTCAATTCCAATGGGCCAATGATATGAACTTTGTATTATGATGTAATTATGGGTGTGACATTTTGTAAAAGTGTCCAAAAGCTCACCTGTCCAGCCACTTCCTGACCTGTGCAAGGACCAGTGCTCGATGGTGGATAGTCTCCAAGTTCCCTCGAGGCATCTATAAAGCGCACCATTACGTGAAAGATGTAACTCACATTCTCTGGTAAGCTCTTGAGTTTCTAAATTCCCATTCTATGATCTGTGGTCATGCACTGAATGTTTAATCAACATCCTCAACTTTGTAGAAATAAGTGTAAGCAATGAGCCCTTTCACCTCTGGCCATAAGAGCAATCTGAAATGTGtcagtctctcagtcacacTAGTTTGTCTTGTTTTAGAAAATTTAATGTTTAGGTGAAACGCCATATGAAGGCAAAGGTTCCTAATAGGATGTTTGGTTGTGAGAGATTTGTGTGCCCAAAGAAGAAATAAGAGACTTGGCGCCAGGAGGCtgaatgattgacagctgacCTGTAGGATGAGCCGTGTGTCCTGGGGGACCACGGTGACGATGCGGGAGCCCCTCTCTACCCTCCGCAGCGTCTCGTCATTCTGCCCACCGTCTGAAACAAGAGCTGCCTGCAGTCCTGAGGAATGGATTAGGAGAGTATAAAGATCAGGACTGCTTGGGTGTGCAGCTAGCTCTGTCTGGGCTCTAATGTTGAATGTTCTAAGGTTTTCTTTACTGATCAGACAAAAAGTGAGTAGGTCTGAGGTCTTATTACAGTCCCCAAGATGCAACATGTACAGAATATGGATGCGAGCAGGCATGTACCCCATTGTTCCAATCTATAATCAAAATTtactaatattaaaattaaccttaattaattttaatacttttatttttaatatttctcaCTTACGGGGAACAAAATTAACTGCAGAAAATCGGTTTGTTTTTCAATCAAACACAGAATTGTTTGTCTGGACCCATACTTTGCTGGTATGTTTAACCAAGTACTTTCCCTGTCTTAACCACCCATTGGTACCGTTTAAAGAAGTCCATCAGACAACACCATTACCTTTCACTGTGAGCGTGCTCAGACTGAGGCACCTGCACGTATGCGAGTGAGTGGTCAGCAGGAGAAAGGTATCATACACCACAAAGGAGGAGATGTTGGAAGCAATCTGCAGGGAAGAGGCACAATGAATGGCAGTCTCACAAGTCAACCTCCAcagtgcagccaatcagcaatcaCCCAATCTatacagaacattccagaactcAGTAATGTTGTTCGCTGCCACAATGCCTGAATTATGTCTTGGGAAAGAGttgttacagacacacaggagaaATGTTTGATCATCAGAGTCTTAGGCTATGAGAGCTGACTTGAAAGCACAGTTATGGTAAGAATACAGAAAGTCGCCAGGGAATATACCTCTGTGTCACCCACGAAGAAGCGAGATCTGTCTGTGAGGCCAAACAAATGTTCCTGTTGAAACACAGAAAGCACATGAAGCTAGGCTTGAGAAAACAATAAATCTAGAATTTTCTCCACAGAGATCATGAGGTCATGATACATATCATGCAGTAACTCTATTGTAATTTATAATGCCCGTCTCCATAGTTTCAATGCCGTGTTGTTTTCCCACTTCGTGCCCATACATGGTTAATGCAGAACTAAGGTTGTGCCATTTGCATACCTCCCCAGCAACAGTACCCAGGGCAGTCTGCACACAGGGCAGGGGGAAGTGAACTGCGCTGCCACTGGAGTTATGCCATTCCACCACCGCGGGCTCAGAGGAGTCTGTGGACACAACACActcttacacatgcacaaacacacacaaagacacaagcgcacatacgcacacacaggaccTGGCACTTCATAGTTCAGCTGTGCGTCCCCGCCCCACAGGTCCTGCTGCAGGTGGACGAGGGCCCAGGAATGAATCTGTGcaccagcacacaaacacacatacacacacacagacacacagacacacacacagagccactcGCCCTGTCCTAGTGCCCACTCTGTATCACATCAGAGAATCACTGACCCCACAAGAACCTCCGGATCTGCCCGtcctccagctgcagggccACCGTGCCAGTCCTGGAGCTGTGGCACATGCTCATCACATGACCTTCCACCTGGACACATGACCTGGGGATGCCAACAAAAAGGTGACTTTCTTCAGTGTGTGGGGGCTGTTGGGAGGCCTGTCCAGCTAAAGCACTTCCTCTCAGTCTCATCATGCTAATCTTCACTCCCCTGAACGAAAGACCTTATAGTGATGGAACAAGCCTACAAACatgactggacattccaaatgaagaagaaaacaaataataggGGGAACAACAAGCtgttaaaaaggaaataatatGAAATGGTATGACACCGAATCATAGGAACGGTGTTACTATGTACAAATGCGCATTGATTTCACAGAAGCAAGTCTATATAACGGCATGAAAATATAATGAGCCCAATGATATGCCCATAGCCCTGTTGTATGGTCATGTTTTTCAAGTACTTTATTGTTAGAGTCCTTGCATGGCGTGTCTGAACATGAAGTACCTGATCTCCAGTCTGTGCTCAGGGCTATGGGTCCCTGAGGGTCCCATTATAAGCAGGTGGGACTGTGACGGCCGTTCTCCACACCCCACTGCCAGGAAGGTGTCATCCTTCAACCAGAGGAGCAAGCGAAGCGCCAGGGGCTCTTCCTGATCCATCTCAATGCTGCACCACAAAAAGATAAACACCCAAAATATGAAATTCAACCACCACGTTCCCTCACAAACAAAATCAGGAACAATGCCCACGGGATTCACAATCAGAACAAAGTAAACCTGTAGGTCTTCTTCAGCTCTGGGTTCTGTGCAATGACTCTGAATCCAGCAGGTCCAACTGCAGGATCACTCTGGTTTCCCATCTCTAcaaaaattcacacacacacacacacaaatacactcattGTCACAGGGAAGGGAGGAGAATGCCTTTCAttcaaagaattctcaccaggTATTTCGTTTTCACAGTACTAACCTTTTCCATAAACAAAGACACGCCCATCTGCTGTGAGTACTGCCAGGTCATTGGTCCTCTTGGGCTCAGGGTGAAAGGTCACCTGATTGACAGCAGCAGGCAGCTGGAGCTCATAGGCACACATTGGCGGGGGAACCACGCACTGGCGGAACGTTGTGACCAGAACCTTGTCTGCAATTCATCAAAATTCCTGTTCAGCATCTATGATAATCATCCAATTCTCATATTAAGTAAACTTACACCTAACCACATGTTCAAAAAATGCATCAACCCACTGATATAGTGGTCACATTAACACAGGATTTTACAACCAGATTTTTTATGCCTGCTGTGGAAATATTACCAATGTGGTTATTAAAGCTACTGTATTGTAAGTTCATGGGTTGTTTGTCAGTACAGATATCGTAAGTAAAAAATCTTTACAAAAAGTCTCTTTACAAAAATCGTTGGCCATTTAAAGTTGTATAGCCAATGATATTCTGCCTACGCAAAGTATATATGAAGCCTGTGCTCTCCTTGTTGTGTACTTAGCCTCGCtgtaatattgatttaaaaaagaaaaaagtatttacatgATAGTGTTTTTTGTACCGCCACAAAGTAGTGAAGAATAGTTTGGACAATGTACAAATTGCCTTAGGAACACGATAATGTTGTAGGATAGCTCCAAGGAAGCATAGCACATAAATGTATTCCGAAAAACCTACTAAGTCAGCCCACCCACTGTTTCACAGGCctggacaaaaatgtatttatgcctACAATGCTTTAGTTTGCTCAACATgagaacattaaaatgaaaattactcatatttaaaaaaatatattattagccAATGTGGCAAAAATTAGGTTAGATCAGAaggccaaaacattatttgtagttTGTTTGATCCTGCATCTATTTCAAGTgctataataaaattatgagtGACCAACATTTGCGGTATTTTGAGTTGGCATATTATAGCAAAAATATATCTAAATGCAAGTAAATTGGTGTAAAACGCCAAGtttgaaatgtcctgtgttGCAAAGACACACcattccatgggctagcgcGACGACTGCTGACAGGTGACGAAGTGAAGTGACAAAAGGCACAAAAACCAGACTGAGGCATTGTGAAGCAACAAATTCTTTGAACAAATTCAATTCACTGTGAAACGACTGCAGAAATGGATAGGCAAGCTATGCAAACTGAACGAGACCCTTGAGTTGCTATTGATTCTGACCTCCATCAATCACAGCAACGTTGCCTTTGTCATGGTCGTCGTCCCCCAGGCTGCGCTCAGTGCTCCAGCCCCAGTCGTAGGTGAGGCTGGTCCAGCCGCGGGTCAGCAGGTGCAGGCGGTGGGGCAGCTCAGGGTCCCAGCACATACAGGCTGGGGCCCTCGCCAGGGTTTTCCCAAAGTGCAGGCTCTGCTTCATGTACCAGTGGTAGTTCCCCACTGTCCATAACTGAACTGTCAACACACAGGCACCAACCCCGGGGGTCATAGTTGTCTTTAAATCCTCTCTGGTGCCTGAGACCTCAAAAACCACGGTAATATTACGAatgaaatacattaattaatgcTTTATATATCTATACAATcttaataaaagcaataaagtGTTAAAGTCCGATTTGGACGTATTCTCAAACTACATTAATTTCACTGCATAACAATCTACAAGcatgatttaattttttatttttaaactgtaaatctTATCTAAAACTGGAGTGCACAGTAGTGGAGTTGCTGAAAACCCTGATAATCTAATCCCAGGACGAGAGAGTAACCGGTCTCACTGTATGTGCTGAGCTGTCCATCTTCCCCAGGGCTCATGTCTTCTAACCACACAGCCAGGACAGTTGAGTCACTGTTCCACAGCAGCTCCTTCACCTGACACAAAGCAGAgacaggcagccaatcacaatcaGGTCCCTTATGACATCATGCATAGTAGGAATGCTACACATAGCTCTGGGTAGATAACAGATAACACCAAGCAGAATCCTCTCAGCACTGCATTACCTTGACCTGCTCCTTGCCAAAAGGCAGAGTGAAATCTCCGTGCAGTAGACCGTTCCTCTCCATGAAAACCACGCTATGCTTGTTCGGGTGCCGCTGCGTGGATGCAATCAGGCTCCCTGAAGGCCTAAAACAGAAGCACTTCCTGGTTCAGATTCAGAGCACTAAAAGAGTTTAAAGTCTGATGTCATCCACTCATATCTGGCACTACCAATGTGAGGTGAAAACCTTACttccagcacagtgactgtTCCAGACCGTTGATGGCTTCGCTTGTGGACTGCAGAACACACTCCCGGTTCCACACTCTTACCTTCCTGGCAcctgaaacaaaattaatctTTAGCCCATTTCAGCACCATTACATTATACAAATTTTTTATCCTGCGTTTTAAAACACGTCCCTGCCCTGCAAATTCCTTAAAGAATGAGGTCCTGTAAaaaggtccaaaaacacacctgtccgtgggcacacagcactcacagcaAAGAGCTGCCCGTCCCCTCTCCACGAGATTCGGGGCCTCCGATCATCCCACGGTACAGCGGGCTGGATCTCCTgtcacagaaagagagagcaatgTACACTAACCCTTCAGCAGCGCATCAGAGAGACAAACTAAGACAAGAACACAGAAAGACCACGAACAATCCCTTCATGAAACACAATATGCCTCAATGCAAAAAAACTGTAGTGAACAGTGAAATGAGTCATTCCATGAATATGACTGCAGTGAAATGACAGCCGACTAATTTGATCTTATAAACATCATCTGGGCGCATTACACTGGTGCAAACCAAGCAGCCCTTTAATAGATGGAGAAGATTTCTGTAAGGTGAAGGCTTACCACTATTTTACGCTGGGCAGCCTGCTTGC is part of the Anguilla anguilla isolate fAngAng1 chromosome 7, fAngAng1.pri, whole genome shotgun sequence genome and encodes:
- the elp1 gene encoding elongator complex protein 1 codes for the protein MRNLKLLKCQRCAELQSPGSPQFFSVRTDTGTILVASEYGITELDPRAGQVVSEVSLTAENYLPEDGSGTVVGIQDLPDQESVCVATASGDVILYNLNSGQLECVGSVDSGLTGMSWSPDQELVTLTTGQETIIMMTKDFEPITEVEIHQDDFGEGKFITVGWGKKETQFHGSEGKQAAQRKIVEIQPAVPWDDRRPRISWRGDGQLFAVSAVCPRTGARKVRVWNRECVLQSTSEAINGLEQSLCWKPSGSLIASTQRHPNKHSVVFMERNGLLHGDFTLPFGKEQVKVKELLWNSDSTVLAVWLEDMSPGEDGQLSTYIQLWTVGNYHWYMKQSLHFGKTLARAPACMCWDPELPHRLHLLTRGWTSLTYDWGWSTERSLGDDDHDKGNVAVIDGDKVLVTTFRQCVVPPPMCAYELQLPAAVNQVTFHPEPKRTNDLAVLTADGRVFVYGKEMGNQSDPAVGPAGFRVIAQNPELKKTYSIEMDQEEPLALRLLLWLKDDTFLAVGCGERPSQSHLLIMGPSGTHSPEHRLEIRSCVQVEGHVMSMCHSSRTGTVALQLEDGQIRRFLWDSSEPAVVEWHNSSGSAVHFPLPCVQTALGTVAGEEHLFGLTDRSRFFVGDTEIASNISSFVVYDTFLLLTTHSHTCRCLSLSTLTVKGLQAALVSDGGQNDETLRRVERGSRIVTVVPQDTRLILQMPRGNLETIHHRALVLAQVRKWLDSLKFKDAFECMRKLRINLNLIYDHNPKVFLKSVQTFLTQIDSVSSINLFLTELKEEDTTKTMYPCPSNTAAQAGPGCSGNKVDIVCDALRSTMETEDPHKYCLSILTSHVKKTTPELEIALQKVHELRVNPPNAENSVSAEEALKYLLFLVNVNELYEHSLGTYDFDLVLMVAEKSQKDPKEYLPFLNALKKMEPNYQRYTIDKHLKRYKKALHYLSKCGEEHFTECLNLVKDQRLYSEALRLYPSDSPQYKALSCAYAEHLVEQQQAEQAGLLLWRCGETPRALQAFVSCSSWRHALCVAAQIPLPPDQLLARDLAGKLMELRRYTEAALLLEQYAKDCEEAISALITGAAWEETLRLIYLYNRQDIIETNLKPALLEAYNNQSVFLEAQRTLFVRHKTRLGVVRELKEKARLELLDEDAPDCPDAELFSESSSVMTGTNASSKYTHSNSRISSRSSKNRRKAERKKHSLKEGSPLEDVALLHALAEIIHHVDGLQEEVHGLLKALVLFGFDSQAGKLQQDYGEALRIMETAIPEIWQEDRLQSHAPITGPNSTANSITASYQQQRPATAIQQDPEVFIPPKMKNTVKWKLSILK